Proteins from one Catenuloplanes atrovinosus genomic window:
- a CDS encoding FAD-binding and (Fe-S)-binding domain-containing protein produces the protein MTDVVTALQRAGLEVRADAGTRGMYASDASLYRIPPLAVVRPRHTDEVAAALEVARATGTPLTSRGAGTSVAGNAVGRGIVLDFSRHLNRVLSVDPEARTAVVEPGTVHAVLQRAATPHGVRFGPDPSTHPRCTIGGMVGNNACGSRSLAYGRTSDNVAGLTLLTASGQELVTGYDESGAPFARGAEPVLADLRRTVGRHLATARTEFDRFGRQVSGYAVQHLLPERFDLTRALVGSEGTLAVITRATVRLVVDAPVRVVVVLGFPDIVAAGEAAPAVVAHGPTSCEGLDSRLLDVLRARRGPDAVPPLPAGGAWLFVELAGDDAGEVESRARRLAADGIGADALVVTDPATQSRLWRIREDGAGLAGRAPSEKPAWPGWEDAAVPPERLGAYLARFDELVAAYHMTSAPFGHFGDGCMHVRLDLPLDEPGGTKIMREFLTDAAKLVGEFGGSLSGEHGDGRARSELLPHMYSADAIALFAGVKAAFDPENLLNPGVLVDPDPIDADVRPAGRFPLAGLAMAYPHDDGDLGQAVHRCTGVGKCRADNSAAGGVMCPSYLATREEKDSTRGRARVLQEVVRGELSWSDPSVHDAMDLCLSCKGCASDCPTGIDMATYKSEVLHQTYRGRLRPRSHYTLGKLPMWARLAGWMPRLANLGVRLPLIGRAALWLAGVDGRRSVPAFARRPFRRTFRPAATPGKPVVLFADSFSDAFSPEVADATVRVLRAAGYEPRLPSGPVCCGLTWITTGQLDSAKKILARTVAALAPDARAGVPIVGIEPSCTAVLRSDVRELLPGDADAEAVAGSVKTLAELLSRTPGWTPPDLSGVQVVAQPHCHHHAVLGWKTDADLLAASGATVRRLAGCCGLAGNFGVEIGHYEVSVAVAEQNLLPALDAAPDAVVLADGFSCRTQVADLRDRPAVHLAQLLDR, from the coding sequence CTCGAGGTGCGCGCCGATGCCGGCACGCGCGGGATGTACGCGTCCGACGCCTCGCTCTACCGCATCCCGCCGCTCGCCGTGGTCCGCCCGCGGCACACCGACGAGGTCGCCGCCGCGCTCGAGGTCGCCCGTGCCACCGGCACGCCGCTCACCTCGCGCGGCGCCGGCACGTCCGTGGCCGGCAACGCGGTCGGGCGCGGCATCGTGCTGGACTTCTCCCGCCACCTCAATCGCGTGCTCTCCGTCGACCCGGAGGCGCGGACCGCGGTGGTCGAGCCCGGCACCGTGCACGCGGTCCTGCAACGGGCGGCGACACCACACGGCGTGCGCTTCGGCCCGGACCCGTCGACCCACCCGCGGTGCACGATCGGCGGCATGGTCGGCAACAACGCGTGCGGCTCGCGGTCGCTCGCCTACGGCCGCACCTCCGACAACGTGGCCGGCCTCACGCTGCTGACGGCCTCAGGTCAAGAACTCGTCACGGGGTACGACGAGAGCGGCGCACCCTTCGCCCGGGGCGCGGAGCCGGTGCTCGCGGACCTCCGGCGCACCGTGGGGCGGCACCTCGCCACCGCGCGCACCGAGTTCGACCGGTTCGGCCGGCAGGTCTCCGGCTACGCCGTGCAGCATCTGCTGCCGGAGCGCTTCGACCTGACCCGCGCGCTGGTCGGCTCCGAGGGCACGCTCGCGGTGATCACCCGGGCGACCGTGCGGCTGGTGGTGGACGCGCCGGTCCGGGTGGTGGTCGTGCTCGGCTTCCCGGACATCGTCGCGGCCGGCGAGGCCGCCCCGGCCGTGGTCGCGCACGGCCCGACCTCGTGCGAGGGCCTGGACTCGCGATTGCTGGACGTGCTGCGCGCCCGCCGCGGGCCGGACGCGGTGCCGCCGCTGCCGGCCGGCGGTGCCTGGCTGTTCGTGGAGCTGGCCGGCGACGACGCCGGCGAGGTCGAGTCCCGCGCCCGGCGGCTGGCCGCGGACGGCATCGGCGCGGACGCGCTGGTGGTCACCGACCCGGCCACGCAGTCGCGGCTGTGGCGCATCCGCGAGGACGGCGCCGGGCTGGCCGGCCGCGCGCCGTCGGAGAAACCGGCCTGGCCCGGCTGGGAGGACGCGGCCGTGCCGCCGGAGAGGCTGGGTGCGTACCTGGCCCGGTTCGACGAGTTGGTCGCGGCGTACCACATGACCTCGGCGCCGTTCGGCCACTTCGGCGACGGCTGCATGCACGTGCGGCTCGACCTCCCGCTCGACGAGCCCGGCGGCACGAAGATCATGCGCGAGTTCCTGACCGACGCGGCGAAGCTGGTCGGCGAGTTCGGCGGCTCGCTCTCCGGCGAGCACGGCGACGGGCGGGCCCGCTCGGAGCTGCTGCCGCACATGTACTCGGCGGACGCGATCGCGCTGTTCGCCGGCGTCAAGGCCGCGTTCGACCCGGAGAACCTGCTCAACCCGGGCGTGCTGGTCGACCCGGACCCGATCGACGCGGACGTGCGCCCGGCCGGCCGGTTCCCGCTGGCCGGGCTCGCGATGGCGTACCCGCACGACGACGGCGACCTCGGCCAGGCCGTGCACCGGTGCACCGGCGTGGGCAAGTGCCGGGCGGACAACTCCGCGGCCGGCGGCGTGATGTGCCCGTCGTACCTGGCGACGCGCGAGGAGAAGGACTCCACCCGCGGCCGGGCCCGGGTGCTGCAGGAGGTGGTGCGCGGCGAGCTGTCCTGGTCGGACCCGTCCGTGCACGACGCCATGGACCTGTGCCTGTCCTGCAAGGGGTGCGCGTCCGACTGCCCGACCGGCATCGACATGGCCACCTACAAGTCCGAGGTGCTGCACCAGACGTACCGGGGGCGGCTGCGCCCGCGCTCGCACTACACGCTGGGCAAGCTGCCGATGTGGGCGCGGCTGGCCGGGTGGATGCCGCGCCTGGCGAACCTGGGCGTGCGGCTGCCGCTGATCGGGCGGGCCGCGCTGTGGCTGGCCGGCGTGGACGGACGGCGGTCGGTGCCCGCGTTCGCGCGCCGCCCGTTCCGCCGCACCTTCAGGCCCGCGGCCACCCCGGGGAAGCCGGTCGTCCTGTTCGCGGACTCGTTCTCGGACGCGTTCTCCCCGGAGGTCGCGGACGCCACGGTACGGGTGCTGCGCGCCGCCGGATACGAGCCGCGGCTGCCGTCCGGGCCGGTGTGCTGCGGCCTGACCTGGATCACCACCGGGCAGCTGGACTCGGCGAAGAAGATCCTCGCCCGTACCGTGGCCGCGCTGGCCCCTGACGCCCGGGCCGGCGTGCCGATCGTCGGCATCGAGCCGTCCTGCACCGCCGTGCTCCGCTCCGACGTGCGCGAGCTGCTTCCCGGCGACGCCGACGCGGAGGCCGTGGCCGGATCCGTCAAAACCCTCGCCGAGCTGCTGTCCCGGACGCCCGGCTGGACGCCGCCGGACCTGTCCGGCGTGCAGGTCGTCGCGCAGCCGCACTGTCACCACCACGCCGTGCTCGGCTGGAAGACGGACGCGGACCTGCTCGCCGCGAGCGGCGCCACGGTCCGGCGGCTGGCCGGCTGCTGCGGCCTGGCCGGCAACTTCGGCGTGGAGATCGGCCACTACGAGGTGTCCGTCGCGGTGGCCGAGCAGAACCTGCTGCCCGCGCTGGACGCCGCCCCGGACGCGGTGGTCCTCGCGGACGGATTTTCCTGCCGCACGCAGGTCGCCGACCTGCGTGACCGGCCCGCCGTGCACCTCGCGCAGCTGCTGGACCGGTGA
- a CDS encoding serine hydrolase domain-containing protein, producing the protein MTGSLHGLVVVQHGEVVLERYGAGEDFTWDRPLGHVVFDAGTPHDVRSVTKSVVALLYGIALADGRVPEPSAPLLASFPEYPDLAADPARARLTVAHALTMSLGLEWREEIPYSDPSNGEIAMELAPDRNRYVLSRPVVTAPGERWVYCGGASALIGHLITAGTGRSLADFARERLFGPLGIDTFEWMTAQDGVHSAASGLRLTPRDLARIGTLVLTGGEDLVPPSWLAAMLEPRLEVEWGDRYGYQWYLGDRTVYAAGNGGQRLFVLPDRDAVVAVTAGAYDDPEQWRVPHHALHEVALPALHPVPRHPQ; encoded by the coding sequence ATGACCGGATCTCTGCACGGCCTGGTGGTCGTCCAGCACGGCGAGGTCGTCCTGGAGCGGTACGGCGCGGGCGAGGACTTCACCTGGGACCGGCCGCTCGGCCACGTGGTCTTCGACGCCGGCACCCCGCACGACGTGCGCTCGGTGACGAAGAGCGTGGTCGCGCTGCTGTACGGCATCGCGCTCGCCGACGGCCGGGTGCCGGAGCCGTCCGCGCCGCTGCTGGCGTCCTTCCCGGAGTACCCGGACCTCGCCGCCGACCCGGCCCGGGCGCGGCTGACCGTGGCGCACGCGCTGACCATGTCGCTCGGCCTGGAGTGGCGCGAGGAGATCCCCTACTCCGATCCGTCCAACGGCGAGATCGCCATGGAGCTGGCACCGGACCGCAACCGCTACGTCCTCTCCCGCCCGGTGGTGACCGCGCCCGGCGAGCGGTGGGTCTACTGCGGCGGCGCGTCCGCGCTGATCGGCCACCTGATCACGGCCGGCACCGGGCGGTCACTCGCCGACTTCGCGCGGGAGCGGCTGTTCGGCCCGCTCGGCATCGACACGTTCGAGTGGATGACCGCGCAGGACGGCGTCCACTCCGCCGCGTCCGGGCTCCGCCTCACGCCCCGCGACCTGGCCCGGATCGGCACGCTGGTGCTGACCGGCGGCGAGGACCTGGTGCCGCCGTCGTGGCTCGCCGCGATGCTGGAGCCGCGCCTGGAGGTCGAGTGGGGCGACCGGTACGGCTACCAGTGGTACCTCGGCGACCGCACCGTCTACGCGGCCGGCAACGGCGGCCAGCGCCTGTTCGTCCTGCCGGACCGGGACGCGGTCGTGGCGGTCACCGCGGGCGCCTACGACGACCCCGAGCAGTGGCGCGTCCCGCACCACGCGCTGCACGAGGTCGCGCTGCCCGCGCTGCACCCCGTTCCTCGCCACCCTCAGTAG